The following proteins come from a genomic window of Nitrospira sp.:
- a CDS encoding Prolipoprotein diacylglyceryl transferase encodes MGPPAAIPYPNIDPVLVALGPIQLRWYGLMYLIGLTAAYFLIQHNVARKALPIRKDQIYDMVVYAAFGVFLGGRIGYTLFYNFSYYSQNPLKLLAVWEGGMSFHGGLLGTIIALMWFSRRQGIPAYTIADLAACVTPIGLGFGRIGNFINGELFGRSTDVAWCMVFPAGGPACRHPSQLYEATLEGLVLFMALWWIDRRPTPPGTIFWSFITGYGISRLIVELFREPDQHLGFILGPITMGQILSVPMVLLGAVMLIRGYAGAGQKA; translated from the coding sequence ATGGGTCCTCCAGCCGCCATTCCTTACCCAAACATCGACCCTGTCCTTGTGGCGCTGGGCCCCATTCAGCTCCGCTGGTATGGGCTGATGTACCTGATCGGCCTGACCGCGGCTTATTTCCTTATTCAACACAACGTTGCCCGTAAAGCGTTGCCGATCAGAAAAGACCAAATCTATGACATGGTCGTCTATGCCGCTTTCGGCGTGTTTCTCGGCGGGCGAATCGGCTACACGCTCTTTTACAATTTTTCCTACTACAGCCAAAACCCACTGAAACTTCTTGCGGTCTGGGAAGGAGGCATGTCCTTCCATGGAGGGCTTCTTGGAACCATCATTGCGTTGATGTGGTTCAGCCGAAGGCAAGGGATTCCTGCCTATACCATCGCCGATTTGGCGGCCTGCGTCACACCGATCGGCTTAGGATTCGGTCGGATCGGGAACTTCATCAACGGCGAACTCTTCGGTCGGTCAACCGACGTGGCTTGGTGCATGGTCTTTCCAGCGGGAGGCCCTGCTTGCCGCCATCCCTCGCAATTGTATGAGGCCACGCTGGAAGGCCTTGTCTTGTTCATGGCATTATGGTGGATCGATCGACGTCCGACCCCGCCCGGCACGATCTTTTGGAGTTTTATCACCGGTTACGGCATCAGCCGACTGATCGTTGAACTCTTCCGTGAACCGGATCAGCACTTGGGATTTATCTTGGGCCCGATCACCATGGGTCAAATTTTGTCCGTGCCCATGGTCTTGCTCGGAGCCGTCATGCTTATCCGAGGCTACGCCGGAGCCGGTCAGAAAGCATGA
- a CDS encoding DNA polymerase I, protein MSDSTVSRKRLYLIDGSAYIYRAFFALPPLTNSKGFQTNAVYGFTNMLLKIMREHRPDALAVVFDEKGPTQRHEEYQAYKAQRPAMPDAMSAQVPYIHRIVEALAVPAIRLVGYEADDIIGTLAWKAERSNRDVVIVTSDKDMFQLLTPHVRIYDPVKDKWIGEQECRERFGVEPALVPEIMGLMGDTIDNIPGVKGIGEKTATKLIGQFRTIDELLRRVEEVTPARTKTMLIEQADNARLSRRLALIQTDCPVESDIEALQAMPPHGDQLAELLRELEFTSLLKSVQPVSPQTPILPASIETIESESAAQAFVEGLRKDETIAVQCLLSSLSGIRADVQGIALSSDDKTAFVPLDVHAYMRPIITLFHETTRVKAVHDLKLTLIAFHRIGVTLAGPYFDTMIADYLLNPNRRDHQLDTLALELLDHRIGAQAKEPSPPTSLFQVETASQEQTSERAAVVAKLTPLLRERLRAQGSLKLFEEVEMPLVPVLADIERNGFLLDVEGLNGLSKELEQELDRMMQTIARLAGGEFNINSPKQLATVLFEKLGLKPIRKTKTGYSTDEDTLTQLAAQHELPAQILNYRSLSKLKSTYVDALPGLVHPETKRLHTSLNQTVAATGRLSSTDPNLQNIPVKGDYGLRIREAFISPTGHELLCADYSQIEPRILAHLSQDPRLLSVFTKAEDIHMATAMEIFGLPSGQITRDMRRAAKTVVFGIVYGISPFGLSQNLGVPQAEAKKYIETFFERFPAVRALMDRNIAEGREKGYTTTILGRRRPIPELQSSDPVQRGVGERMAVNSPIQGTAADLIKMAMINVHKKLHQELPHVKMILQVHDELIFEVPDHDLEEAKRLVKRVMEGVGKQLGLSVPLKVDLGVGKNWRAAHP, encoded by the coding sequence ATGTCTGATTCCACAGTCTCTCGGAAGAGGCTCTACCTTATCGACGGCAGCGCCTATATCTATCGAGCCTTCTTTGCCTTACCGCCGCTGACGAACTCGAAAGGTTTTCAAACCAACGCCGTCTACGGGTTTACCAACATGCTCCTCAAGATCATGCGGGAACATCGGCCCGATGCGCTCGCCGTCGTCTTCGATGAAAAGGGTCCTACACAACGGCATGAAGAATATCAGGCGTACAAAGCCCAGCGCCCCGCCATGCCGGACGCCATGAGCGCGCAAGTGCCTTATATCCACCGTATTGTGGAAGCGCTGGCGGTCCCCGCCATTCGGCTGGTCGGATACGAGGCAGACGATATTATCGGCACGCTGGCGTGGAAGGCGGAACGGTCGAATCGTGATGTCGTTATCGTGACGAGCGACAAAGATATGTTCCAACTTCTCACACCTCACGTGAGGATTTATGATCCGGTCAAGGATAAATGGATCGGTGAGCAGGAATGTCGAGAACGGTTTGGAGTTGAACCGGCGCTGGTTCCCGAGATCATGGGTCTCATGGGAGATACCATCGACAACATTCCCGGCGTGAAGGGTATTGGAGAAAAAACGGCGACGAAGCTGATCGGTCAGTTTAGGACGATCGATGAGCTGCTCAGGCGCGTGGAGGAAGTGACGCCGGCCCGGACCAAAACCATGTTGATCGAGCAGGCCGACAACGCCAGACTGAGCCGCCGCCTGGCCCTGATCCAAACTGATTGTCCTGTCGAATCCGACATAGAGGCTCTACAGGCTATGCCGCCGCACGGCGATCAGCTCGCCGAATTGCTCCGGGAGTTGGAATTCACGTCATTGCTGAAGTCCGTTCAACCCGTGTCGCCGCAGACACCTATTCTTCCGGCTTCTATTGAAACAATTGAGAGTGAGTCGGCGGCCCAGGCCTTTGTCGAAGGATTAAGGAAGGACGAGACCATCGCCGTGCAATGTCTCCTCTCAAGCCTTTCCGGCATACGAGCCGACGTGCAGGGCATCGCGCTGTCGTCTGATGACAAGACTGCGTTTGTCCCGCTCGATGTGCATGCCTACATGCGGCCGATCATCACCCTCTTTCACGAGACTACTCGTGTGAAGGCTGTCCATGACCTGAAGCTGACGCTCATAGCGTTCCACAGAATTGGTGTCACACTTGCTGGGCCGTATTTTGACACGATGATTGCGGACTACCTCCTGAATCCCAATCGCCGGGACCATCAACTCGACACTCTGGCTCTTGAACTCCTCGATCATCGGATCGGCGCTCAGGCGAAAGAACCATCTCCGCCGACATCGTTGTTCCAGGTGGAAACCGCCTCGCAGGAGCAAACCTCGGAACGGGCTGCGGTGGTCGCGAAGCTCACGCCTTTACTGCGCGAGCGACTGCGAGCTCAGGGAAGTCTGAAACTATTTGAGGAAGTCGAGATGCCGCTCGTACCGGTCCTCGCCGACATCGAGCGGAATGGGTTCTTGCTCGATGTCGAAGGCCTGAATGGACTGAGCAAGGAGCTCGAACAGGAGCTCGACCGCATGATGCAAACTATCGCCCGGTTAGCCGGCGGCGAGTTCAACATCAATTCACCGAAACAGCTGGCGACAGTGCTCTTCGAAAAGCTCGGTTTGAAACCGATCCGCAAAACCAAGACCGGCTACTCCACCGATGAAGATACACTTACACAACTTGCGGCACAACATGAATTACCCGCACAAATCCTCAATTACCGGAGTCTGAGCAAACTCAAGTCGACATACGTGGATGCATTGCCGGGACTGGTGCATCCGGAGACCAAACGGTTACATACCTCGCTGAACCAGACGGTCGCCGCAACAGGACGGCTCTCGTCCACCGATCCCAATCTCCAAAATATCCCCGTAAAAGGCGATTATGGCCTCCGCATCCGCGAAGCATTTATCTCCCCCACAGGTCACGAGCTCCTCTGCGCGGACTACAGCCAAATTGAACCGCGTATCCTCGCCCATCTCTCGCAAGATCCGCGGTTGCTGTCCGTCTTTACCAAGGCAGAAGACATCCACATGGCGACGGCCATGGAAATCTTCGGCCTGCCGTCAGGTCAAATCACCAGAGACATGCGCCGGGCGGCCAAAACCGTCGTCTTCGGCATCGTCTATGGAATCAGTCCATTCGGCCTTTCTCAGAATCTCGGCGTGCCCCAAGCTGAAGCAAAAAAATACATTGAAACCTTCTTTGAACGATTCCCAGCCGTCCGTGCCCTGATGGATCGGAACATCGCTGAAGGACGGGAGAAAGGTTACACGACCACGATCCTTGGCCGCCGACGCCCGATACCTGAACTCCAAAGCAGCGATCCGGTACAACGAGGTGTTGGCGAACGCATGGCGGTGAACAGTCCTATCCAGGGCACCGCCGCGGACTTGATCAAAATGGCCATGATCAATGTCCACAAGAAACTGCATCAAGAACTGCCGCACGTGAAGATGATCCTCCAAGTCCACGACGAACTCATCTTCGAAGTGCCGGACCATGATTTGGAAGAAGCGAAGCGGCTGGTGAAACGTGTGATGGAAGGTGTCGGCAAACAGTTGGGCCTGTCGGTGCCACTCAAAGTGGATCTCGGCGTCGGCAAGAACTGGCGTGCGGCACATCCATGA
- a CDS encoding Endonuclease III has protein sequence MRQEQIHAAVRILKREIRHWQEPVVGVVAKESDRNPFLILISTLLSLRTKDRTTREAGDRLFAMARTPAAMLKLPLKKLERVIYPVGFYRTKANAIHQICRRLIDEYDGVVPDSIDELVTFPGVGRKTANLVVTIGYGKPGICVDIHVHRISNRWGYIKTKTPEESEQALRRTLPKQYWIIYNDLLVPYGQNLCLPVSPLCSTCKLTELCDRVGVTRSR, from the coding sequence ATGCGTCAGGAGCAGATCCATGCAGCCGTCCGCATCCTCAAGCGGGAAATTCGCCATTGGCAAGAGCCGGTCGTCGGGGTCGTAGCCAAGGAGTCGGACCGCAATCCTTTTCTCATCCTCATTTCCACGCTTCTCAGTTTGAGAACCAAAGATAGGACAACAAGGGAAGCAGGCGACCGGCTCTTCGCTATGGCTCGGACACCGGCAGCTATGTTGAAGCTGCCGCTGAAGAAGCTCGAACGGGTGATTTATCCGGTCGGCTTTTATCGGACGAAGGCCAACGCCATTCACCAAATCTGCCGTCGGCTGATCGACGAGTATGACGGAGTCGTCCCGGACTCCATCGATGAGCTGGTCACTTTCCCTGGGGTCGGACGAAAAACTGCGAACCTGGTTGTGACTATCGGTTACGGCAAGCCCGGGATCTGTGTCGATATTCATGTCCACCGGATCAGCAATCGATGGGGCTACATCAAAACGAAGACCCCGGAGGAATCTGAGCAGGCCCTTCGGCGCACGCTACCGAAGCAATACTGGATCATCTACAACGATCTCCTCGTCCCGTACGGACAGAACCTGTGCCTTCCGGTGTCGCCGCTGTGCAGCACATGCAAATTGACCGAATTGTGTGATCGAGTGGGAGTCACAAGGTCGCGCTAG
- a CDS encoding SSU ribosomal protein S21p, producing the protein MEIKVFNNNVEKALKVAKKKLAGEGLFRELKRRRFYEKPSVRKKAKQREAQRRRQKWLSKRRPD; encoded by the coding sequence ATGGAAATCAAGGTCTTCAACAATAACGTTGAAAAAGCTCTGAAGGTTGCCAAGAAAAAGCTGGCGGGAGAAGGGCTGTTCCGCGAGCTGAAACGCCGTCGTTTTTACGAGAAGCCCAGCGTGAGAAAGAAGGCGAAGCAGCGCGAAGCTCAACGGCGCCGACAGAAGTGGTTGTCAAAACGGAGACCTGACTGA
- a CDS encoding glutamate formimidoyltransferase: MDQLVECVPNFSEGRDQGILHTLIDAVTSTAGIALLDHSMDADHHRSVLTFCGGPDGIIEAAFRAVRIATELIDLRTHVGVHPRIGATDIVPFIPIRGTTMQDCVQLAKRLGERVGRELGIPVFLYERAAGRSDHVPLEAVRRGGLDGLAFRMESDPGWIPDFGPPRLHQSAGAIAIGARPPLIAYNVNLRSTEVDQARSIARAVRYSSGGLPSVKAIGVALPSRGMVQVAMNLTDYLVTPILTAFQIVKAEAAKRGIEVAGSELVGLVPQAALGHAAAASLQLDRFDSSQVLETRIAEAMLKKEPAHTLSEFLTMVADAKPTPAGGSVAALVGALAASLGVMGARLGEQPDREQRLLELSRQLHRLVQADTDVYTKLTDAYKIPKQHPDRLHAISIALQHATEVPLEIAELSCEVARFLHTLRERGKPTIQSDLTVGLTMAIASAQAGLVTVRTNINAQRNQQLRESIRVRIAKATESLEELKSLC; this comes from the coding sequence ATGGATCAACTCGTGGAGTGTGTTCCCAATTTCAGTGAAGGTCGGGACCAAGGAATTCTTCACACCTTAATCGATGCCGTGACTTCGACGGCCGGCATAGCACTCCTCGATCACTCGATGGATGCGGACCACCACCGGTCGGTGCTGACGTTCTGTGGTGGCCCGGACGGGATCATTGAAGCTGCTTTTCGTGCCGTTCGGATCGCAACTGAACTCATCGACCTGCGCACACATGTTGGAGTGCACCCCCGCATAGGAGCGACGGATATTGTGCCGTTTATCCCGATCAGGGGTACGACAATGCAAGATTGTGTCCAACTTGCCAAGCGACTAGGAGAACGAGTCGGGCGTGAATTAGGGATCCCCGTTTTCTTGTATGAGCGTGCTGCAGGTCGTTCCGACCATGTTCCGTTAGAGGCAGTCAGACGAGGAGGGCTCGACGGCCTCGCTTTCCGGATGGAGTCAGACCCTGGTTGGATTCCTGACTTCGGTCCTCCTCGGCTGCATCAAAGCGCAGGAGCGATCGCAATCGGCGCCCGGCCTCCGCTGATCGCTTATAATGTCAACCTCCGCTCGACAGAAGTGGACCAAGCCCGATCCATCGCTCGGGCCGTCCGTTACTCAAGCGGCGGGTTGCCCTCTGTGAAAGCGATCGGGGTCGCGCTACCCAGCCGTGGTATGGTGCAGGTCGCAATGAATTTGACCGACTACCTCGTGACGCCCATTCTGACCGCGTTTCAGATTGTGAAGGCTGAAGCCGCAAAGCGCGGAATAGAGGTGGCTGGGAGCGAACTGGTCGGATTAGTCCCACAAGCGGCGTTGGGCCACGCTGCAGCTGCTTCGCTGCAGCTCGATCGATTCGATTCAAGCCAGGTTCTCGAAACAAGAATCGCCGAGGCGATGCTCAAGAAGGAGCCGGCGCACACCCTCTCGGAGTTCCTGACCATGGTTGCTGACGCCAAACCGACACCGGCCGGTGGCAGCGTGGCGGCCCTGGTGGGTGCCTTGGCGGCTTCCTTGGGGGTCATGGGGGCACGTCTCGGTGAACAACCGGACAGAGAACAGCGTCTACTTGAGTTGAGCCGGCAGCTTCATCGGCTTGTTCAAGCGGATACGGACGTCTACACCAAACTGACGGACGCCTACAAGATACCCAAACAACATCCTGATCGTCTTCATGCGATTTCGATCGCGCTTCAACATGCTACGGAAGTGCCGTTAGAAATCGCGGAGCTGTCCTGCGAGGTTGCGCGATTTCTCCATACATTGCGCGAGAGAGGTAAGCCCACCATTCAATCTGACCTCACAGTAGGTCTGACCATGGCTATTGCATCGGCTCAAGCAGGTCTTGTTACAGTGCGTACAAATATAAATGCACAACGAAATCAGCAGCTTAGAGAGAGCATTCGAGTCAGAATTGCAAAGGCTACAGAAAGCCTTGAGGAACTCAAATCGTTGTGCTAG
- a CDS encoding Uncharacterized UPF0033 protein produces MQADVKLDTLGYFCPMPIILTSKKIKELALGQVLEVVSDDEGIKKDMPAWCETTGHQMMGLEEEQAKSGRIYKAFVKKAK; encoded by the coding sequence ATGCAGGCCGATGTCAAACTTGACACCTTAGGCTACTTTTGTCCCATGCCGATTATTCTCACGTCCAAGAAAATCAAGGAATTGGCGTTGGGACAGGTACTGGAAGTCGTCTCCGACGATGAGGGAATCAAAAAAGACATGCCGGCTTGGTGTGAGACCACGGGCCATCAAATGATGGGCTTGGAAGAGGAACAAGCAAAGTCGGGCCGCATCTATAAGGCGTTCGTGAAGAAGGCGAAATAG
- a CDS encoding Inner membrane protein, KefB/KefC family — protein MTDYGVLGNLLLIYTVSIAVVFLFHQFRLPSIAGFLVAGALIGPHGLNLISDIATVQVLAEIGIVLLLFTIGIEFSLVQLASLRRLILIAAPIQVGGVIAIAWAGGTLAGLPTPQAIFWGFLLSLSSTAIVLKALAASGDSDSPHGRATIGILIFQDLAVVPMILLAPILASHGEGTLTPVLFSLVKSIVVVACIVVAAWYAVPKLLDHIVRSRSRELFLLTIIVMCLGIAWLTSLGGLSLALGAFIAGIVISESEYSHQAIAEVLPFRDSFNSLFFVSIGILMDWRVLLEYPLVVTGVLLVVLLVKFIAGAGAVLTISVPPRSAVMTGIALAQVGEFSFILAQVGLENKLLSGPPYQIFLAVSVCSMIITPFLMQLSPHLARRVEVVQRLHHWFPGHTAAHVLEAEGRHLRIKDHVIIVGYGLNGRNLARVLGETEVPYIALDLDGDTVRREAAHGLPLYYGDATNPNVLRHVKIEDARVLVVAISDPFMARRTVQVARGLNQNIHIVVRTRYLRELEELHQLGVDDVVPEEFETSIEIFALVLRTYNMPQDFIMQKAEQVRREGYALLRRSELPELAHHLRGGTLADVEVETCRIEDDSPAAGKTIAQLALRPRIGTSIIALTRSGVTESNPSEKTKLLAGDIVVLLGTRDQIRRAMGFILANEAED, from the coding sequence ATGACTGACTACGGCGTGCTCGGCAATTTACTCCTCATTTACACCGTCTCCATCGCAGTCGTGTTTCTGTTCCATCAATTTCGACTCCCGTCTATTGCCGGGTTTCTCGTCGCCGGGGCTTTGATCGGTCCTCATGGGCTCAATCTGATTTCTGATATCGCGACGGTGCAAGTGCTGGCGGAAATCGGGATTGTGCTGCTGTTGTTTACCATCGGCATCGAATTCTCGCTGGTGCAACTGGCCTCGCTTCGTCGGCTGATCTTGATTGCCGCTCCCATTCAGGTCGGAGGGGTCATCGCGATCGCGTGGGCCGGCGGCACATTGGCAGGATTACCGACACCGCAAGCAATCTTTTGGGGGTTTCTGCTCTCGCTCAGTAGTACCGCCATTGTGTTGAAAGCGCTGGCCGCCAGTGGAGACAGCGACTCACCCCACGGGCGAGCCACCATCGGGATCTTGATCTTCCAGGACTTGGCCGTCGTTCCTATGATTTTGTTGGCGCCCATTCTGGCCAGCCATGGCGAAGGAACGCTCACGCCGGTGCTGTTCTCGTTGGTGAAATCGATAGTCGTGGTCGCATGCATTGTGGTAGCCGCGTGGTATGCGGTTCCGAAATTACTCGACCACATCGTCCGTAGCCGAAGCCGAGAGCTCTTTCTGTTGACCATCATCGTCATGTGTCTCGGCATTGCATGGTTGACATCCCTCGGAGGGCTATCGCTCGCTTTGGGGGCGTTCATCGCCGGGATCGTGATTTCCGAATCGGAGTACAGCCATCAAGCCATCGCCGAAGTGTTGCCCTTTCGAGACAGTTTTAATAGCTTGTTTTTCGTCTCCATCGGCATCCTGATGGATTGGCGCGTCTTGCTGGAGTATCCGCTCGTCGTGACCGGTGTGTTACTCGTCGTCCTGCTCGTCAAATTCATCGCCGGAGCGGGAGCGGTTTTGACGATTTCCGTGCCTCCTCGCTCGGCCGTCATGACAGGAATTGCCCTCGCACAGGTAGGCGAGTTCAGTTTCATCTTGGCACAGGTCGGCCTGGAGAATAAGCTTTTGTCCGGACCGCCATACCAAATATTTCTAGCGGTCTCGGTCTGCTCCATGATCATCACGCCGTTCTTGATGCAGTTATCCCCGCATCTCGCGCGACGCGTCGAAGTCGTGCAACGGTTGCACCATTGGTTTCCTGGACACACGGCGGCCCATGTGCTCGAAGCAGAGGGTCGGCATTTACGCATCAAAGACCATGTCATTATCGTGGGATATGGGCTCAACGGACGCAATCTGGCCCGTGTATTGGGTGAGACGGAGGTGCCCTATATCGCGTTGGATTTGGACGGGGATACCGTGCGACGAGAAGCGGCCCACGGTTTGCCGCTCTATTATGGGGATGCCACAAACCCGAATGTATTGAGGCACGTAAAGATCGAAGATGCACGGGTCCTGGTCGTTGCGATCTCCGATCCGTTCATGGCCCGCCGAACAGTGCAGGTGGCTCGTGGCTTGAACCAGAACATTCACATCGTGGTCCGGACGCGCTATTTGCGCGAATTGGAGGAATTGCACCAGCTGGGCGTAGACGACGTCGTGCCGGAGGAATTTGAAACATCGATTGAAATCTTTGCGCTCGTCCTCCGCACCTACAACATGCCGCAAGATTTCATCATGCAAAAGGCCGAACAGGTTCGCCGCGAAGGATACGCGCTCTTACGACGCAGCGAGCTTCCCGAACTGGCTCACCACCTTCGCGGCGGCACACTCGCTGATGTCGAAGTGGAGACCTGCCGAATCGAAGATGATTCGCCGGCGGCCGGAAAGACGATCGCCCAACTGGCGTTGCGGCCGCGGATCGGAACGTCCATCATCGCCTTGACAAGAAGCGGTGTCACGGAATCCAACCCATCCGAGAAAACAAAACTTCTTGCCGGCGACATTGTGGTACTGCTGGGAACACGTGATCAGATCAGACGAGCCATGGGATTTATTTTGGCCAATGAAGCCGAAGATTAG
- a CDS encoding NAD-dependent epimerase/dehydratase: protein MAGTQSPILVTGAAGFIGFHVAMRLLDRGDQVIGLDNINDYYDVRLKQARLAQLTPHERFRFIKLDLFNRQGMRNFFAGESIRRVVHLAAQAGVRYSLTNPHAYTESNIEGFLNILEGCRLSRIEHLVYASSSSVYGGNTHMPFSTHDNVDHPVSLYAATKKANELMAHCYAHLYRLPCTGLRFFTVYGPWGRPDMALFIFTKAILEGKPIEVFNQGRMKRDFTYVDDIVEGVIRTLDHSAEADPTWSGDRPTPETSSAPARIYNIGNHRPVELQHFIEVLERALGKKAEKKLMPLQPGDVPETYADIGDLTRDVGFKPATSIEVGIPRFVKWYREFYRV, encoded by the coding sequence ATGGCCGGGACACAATCGCCGATTCTTGTCACAGGGGCAGCGGGGTTCATCGGATTTCATGTGGCCATGCGTCTTTTGGACCGTGGCGATCAGGTGATCGGCCTGGACAATATCAATGACTACTATGATGTGCGATTGAAACAAGCCCGGCTGGCCCAATTGACGCCGCACGAACGATTTCGTTTCATCAAGCTCGATCTCTTCAATCGACAAGGGATGCGGAATTTCTTTGCCGGCGAGTCGATACGGCGCGTGGTCCATCTCGCCGCCCAGGCAGGCGTCCGCTATTCACTCACCAATCCTCACGCGTACACTGAAAGCAATATCGAGGGGTTCCTCAACATTCTGGAAGGCTGTCGGCTAAGCCGCATCGAGCATTTGGTCTACGCCTCGTCCAGTTCCGTCTATGGGGGAAACACCCATATGCCGTTTTCCACCCATGACAATGTGGATCATCCGGTGTCGCTGTACGCCGCCACAAAAAAAGCGAATGAGCTGATGGCTCACTGCTATGCGCATCTGTATCGACTGCCCTGCACGGGTCTTCGATTTTTTACCGTCTATGGGCCTTGGGGACGCCCCGACATGGCCCTCTTCATCTTTACCAAAGCCATCTTGGAGGGCAAACCGATCGAAGTCTTTAACCAGGGCCGGATGAAACGCGATTTCACCTATGTGGACGACATCGTCGAGGGGGTCATCCGGACGCTGGATCATTCAGCGGAGGCCGATCCAACATGGTCCGGGGATCGGCCGACACCGGAAACCAGCTCGGCTCCGGCACGGATTTACAATATCGGCAACCATCGGCCGGTTGAACTGCAGCACTTTATCGAAGTCCTGGAGCGCGCATTAGGCAAAAAGGCGGAGAAGAAATTGATGCCGTTACAACCGGGAGATGTCCCGGAGACGTACGCCGATATCGGCGATCTGACCCGCGATGTCGGATTCAAGCCGGCCACATCGATCGAAGTGGGTATCCCTCGTTTCGTGAAGTGGTATCGAGAGTTCTATAGGGTTTGA
- a CDS encoding MBL-fold metallo-hydrolase superfamily, with the protein MSHVWTSFPKNHYVSLVPWCWVQLESAEPPGPFPFVGGVAPEVVAGLHEAHSLLSSAIDTVISDVFSKRAPLDDPTRGQRLEDAYAELVNARPYLQQHIRCGRRSDGTFHWEFPTDPLKSATVTNGGLRIFHAINHQAIPIGFNGRPLGPIVGKLLGLLDGTHTADDLRSAVSAMPRDSQMLLTKIMESLHHYGCLTASATTSIRQHWYDIVQDQDMVHLGHAALLYRQRDTVFLFDPWLLPWFAESPLPSVWSGLFPKPAAVFLTHDHDDHVDPRTLLHLAKDTPIIVPSRRNRTGLFFDYRSLLAELGFDRVIELAHGETWPFEGGTVVSVPFYGEDPCDLNMPRNCYLISDRGHNVLIHADSGPTNDGRSALKDHVIQQLVERYGPIPLVFASQQQLLEIRSHAAHASLSHPGKWLDVGENGYLTNAYLAEVCTAAHARMFVSYATGGAEWYPDHLSFMFSRRNPARTALLTAHWEPPEKLKDLLVSQACRYHRARAFDLYRTMSGGMIEVISAGEPLAPLTLYRLDHGDPPFMKASKGR; encoded by the coding sequence ATGAGCCACGTTTGGACCAGCTTTCCCAAAAATCATTACGTGAGTCTCGTCCCTTGGTGTTGGGTGCAGCTGGAGAGTGCGGAGCCGCCGGGACCTTTCCCTTTCGTAGGCGGAGTGGCTCCTGAAGTCGTCGCCGGTCTGCATGAAGCTCATAGCCTTCTTTCCAGCGCGATCGATACCGTTATCAGCGATGTCTTTTCAAAACGGGCGCCGCTCGACGATCCCACTCGCGGGCAACGGTTGGAAGATGCCTATGCAGAACTGGTCAACGCACGGCCATACCTGCAGCAACACATTCGCTGCGGGCGGCGATCGGATGGGACCTTTCACTGGGAATTCCCGACCGATCCGCTCAAATCCGCAACCGTCACCAACGGTGGTCTCCGCATTTTTCATGCGATCAATCACCAGGCGATCCCTATTGGATTCAACGGACGACCGCTGGGCCCCATCGTGGGGAAACTGCTCGGTCTGCTCGACGGAACCCATACCGCCGACGATCTCCGTTCCGCGGTATCGGCAATGCCGCGTGATTCGCAGATGCTGCTGACCAAGATTATGGAATCATTGCACCACTATGGCTGCCTGACCGCTTCTGCGACGACTTCTATCCGGCAACATTGGTACGACATCGTTCAGGATCAGGACATGGTGCACCTCGGACATGCCGCGCTCCTCTACCGACAACGGGACACCGTATTCCTCTTCGACCCATGGCTTCTGCCTTGGTTTGCGGAATCGCCGTTGCCGTCCGTTTGGAGCGGACTTTTCCCCAAACCGGCCGCCGTGTTTCTGACTCACGACCACGATGATCACGTCGATCCCCGCACCTTGCTCCATTTGGCGAAAGACACGCCGATCATCGTGCCCAGTCGGCGAAATCGAACAGGGCTGTTCTTTGACTATCGGTCGCTTCTCGCGGAACTGGGTTTTGACCGAGTCATCGAGCTGGCCCATGGGGAAACGTGGCCGTTTGAAGGCGGCACAGTCGTGTCGGTGCCCTTCTACGGAGAGGACCCTTGCGACCTGAATATGCCCAGGAATTGCTACCTGATTTCGGATCGAGGGCACAATGTGCTGATCCATGCGGATAGCGGTCCGACGAACGACGGACGATCCGCGCTCAAGGACCATGTCATTCAGCAATTGGTCGAGCGATACGGACCGATTCCGTTGGTCTTCGCCTCACAACAACAGTTGCTTGAAATTCGGAGCCATGCCGCCCATGCTTCGCTTTCCCATCCGGGCAAATGGCTGGATGTCGGCGAAAACGGCTATCTCACGAACGCCTATCTCGCCGAGGTATGCACGGCCGCCCACGCACGGATGTTTGTTTCCTATGCCACCGGTGGAGCCGAATGGTACCCTGATCACCTGTCGTTCATGTTCAGCCGCCGCAATCCCGCCAGAACCGCGCTCTTAACGGCTCATTGGGAACCGCCTGAAAAATTGAAAGACCTTCTGGTTTCACAGGCATGTCGCTATCATCGGGCCCGTGCCTTCGATCTCTATCGAACCATGAGCGGGGGGATGATCGAGGTCATTTCAGCAGGAGAGCCCCTCGCCCCGTTGACGCTGTATCGATTGGACCACGGCGATCCGCCGTTCATGAAGGCGAGCAAGGGACGATAA